Below is a genomic region from Rickettsiales bacterium.
CTTTCTGCTGGTATTGTTTATACAGTTTGTAGAATAGTTTATAATGGCGGAATTCATCGGCAGCAATTTTGGAGCAAATGGCCTTGAGCACGGGCTCATCCGTATATTCCATGATGGCGGTATAATAATTGCTGGTTCCGGTTTCTACCACGCAGCGTGCAACCCACTCACCGGTACGTGAACCGCGCACAGAGGTAGTGACGTTAGTCGGAAGCTGGTAACCGGTTGTAAATGCTTTGAAGCTTTCATCGAAATGAAAGGTAGGGTCGGCCAGTTCCGCCCATTTGCGCAGCGCCTGTCCATGTTGGACTTCTTCCTCAGCCCATTGTTCGATGGTGGCGTAAATCTCCGGATCGTCTACGAATACTTCGCGCAAATAGCGCCCGTAATCCTTGCCGTTATATTCCACCATGCAGG
It encodes:
- a CDS encoding ferritin-like domain-containing protein is translated as MATWSLDDIPWHAFEANKAAPELVSLVKAACMVEYNGKDYGRYLREVFVDDPEIYATIEQWAEEEVQHGQALRKWAELADPTFHFDESFKAFTTGYQLPTNVTTSVRGSRTGEWVARCVVETGTSNYYTAIMEYTDEPVLKAICSKIAADEFRHYKLFYKLYKQYQQKESISLWKRISIAFGRVAESDDDELAYAFFTAHMGVPNQPAYDRKLYAKRYFQNVGRLYHRKHIDQMMAMIFKTVGFKPHTMLYKISSALAWNAIRWQARA